The genomic region AACATGAACACTATAAAAAAAACCATATTCTTACTACTGACATCGTATGTATGTATACTTTGTACGGCACAATCAGAAAATCCGGTGCACTCGGCCACTTTGCCCTTGGATAACAGCATTCGATATGGGCAATTGCCCAATGGATTTAGCTACTATATAAAATCCATCGAAGAACCGTTGTCCGATCTCTATCTTAATCTCTACGTAAAAGCAGGTACAGACCAAGAGGATAAAAGCCAATTGAACTTTGCACATGCCATCGAGCACTTGGCTTTTAAGGGCACCAAAAACTTCCCACTTGGAATTAGGGATTCCTTAAAACATAGTAACATTGCTATCACCGATTACAGGGGAAGTAGCGGAGAGACCACAAATTACCTTTTTAAGGTACCACATAACAATGGAGCGGTGTTGGACATAGCATTGTTATGGTTTAGCGACATAGCCACGGGATTAAGGTTTACTGATGAATATACCGATCAGGTTAAGGGGGAACTAGTGGAGGAGTTTTTAATTAAATCGGGGGAACAGCTTAGCGAAAGTTTTGCGACCTCTAGTTTAGAGGCAGAGCTGTTCCCGGGAAGGAATTCCAATATCAATTTTTTTGAACACCATAAAAATTATGGCCCTAAAGAACTCCAAAAGTTTTACAACGATTGGTACCGTCCCGATCTTATGGCCATAAGTGTCGTGGGCAACATAAAGGATATTGATGCCATGGAAAGGCGACTGAAAGATAGATTTTCCAAAATTCAATTACCGTTAGACCCTAAGACAGTTCCGAATAGCGATGCCGACTATTACATGCGCCCACCACAATTTGCCATTGTTGAGCGAAAAACGGATACAGCCAATGTGGCTTTGGTTGACAATAGTGTTACGTTTCAATTGTTTTTCCGTGCACCTTCCGTTTTGGAAAAAATACATACGATGGAAGGGGTAAAAAGGTTGATAAAACTGAAATTATTGATCAGTATCGTAAACAAGCGTCTTGAAGAGCTAACAAGTAAATACAACTCTTTTAATGCCCTTGCTTTTGACCGTTTTAGTATTAGTAGCCTTCCCCCATTACTTGAAGTAAGGCTAAAGACCTATTCCCGAGAAAAAGAGGCGCTCCAAGAAACTGTCCGGGCATTGAAACAGCTTCAGGAATATGGCATATTGGAAGAAGAGTGGGATGAGGTAAAAAGGGATTACCTAAGGGATCTAAATGTGGGTTATGAAAATGGAACAAGATATTGGAACAAGGAAATATTCAATCATTTTAAATATAATGAAGCACTCCCTTCGGATAAACAGGAAAATTTAAAAGAGTGGCTATCCGGTTTGTCCTTGAAAAGTTTTAATGATCATCTATTTCAGTTCCTATCGGAAATGCCAAAAGATATAGGAATTATGGCCCCCACTGGACATAAGGCATTGTCCTTAACGGAAAACGAAATACGTTTTTGGATCCATGATGCATACAAAGGTCCAGTAGAGGATTATAAATTGCCGGATGTACCAAAGGTATTGATGGGCGATGAAAAAGTGGCAGACCTTAAAGAAATTAACTATACCGATAAGGGAGCCGATATTTCCGGTGCGAGGGAACTGCTTTTGAATAACGGCGTAAGGGTTATTTTGAAGCCTACTTCGAAAGCATCGTCCAATAAAGTTGAACTGCATGGCTTTAGTCCAAATGGTGCCCTTTCTTTCCCCAAGCCAAATCAATCCTCTGCCCTGAATTCCTCGAATATCGTTAGGAACGCTGGGGTGGGAAAAATGGATAAGTTTGCACTTAAACGATTCCTTTCGAACACCAGTATTCGGGTCAACCCCTATACCGGGTTTATGGAAACGGGAATTGTTGGGAACGCTGAACATGAGGATGTTGAGGGGATGTTCCAGTTGATCCATTTATACTTTACCGCTCCCCGTATGGATAAGGTAGCATATAATGATTGGAAATCGGGAGAGAAAAAGGCCTTTCTCAATCACGACTATGGACTTATTTCAGCTGATTTTTCCAATAGTATTAGAAATATTACAGGGGATAGTTTCCTAAGCCGGGGATTTAATTCTTTAACCAAGGGACTTATGGGGAGCGAACAGTTCGAGAGTATCTACAGGACCGATATGGTGGATGCCTATGAAGCCTATGGGCAGTTATTTGGCAGCACAGAGGATTTTACCTTTATAATTACTGGGGACTTTTCCTATGGTTCCATGGTCCCATTGGTACAAAAGTATTTAGGGAATTTACCGAATACTTCAAAATTGTCGAATACTTTAAAGGAAGTGGATTTAGATCCACTGCCTAAAGGTCCTGTTTTTAAAGAGATTACGCCCCCAAAATATTATGTGATGAAAAATGTAAACTATGCACTAAAGTATATTTCAAAAGCTACAGACCCCGCTAATTGGCGGGAGCAAATCAAGATAGATGTTTTGGGAAAGATCATTTGGAACATGGCGTGGGACTTACGCTTTACAAAAGGGTATAATATTTATTTGATAACGGGATTTGGGAAATACAATATGGATATGCGCCGGTATGAAATAGGGTTTGACCTAAGTTGTTCAAATGAAGAATTGGAATTATTGAGGAAGGAGTGCAAACAGATTATCTCTAAAATTAAATCGGGAACCGTGGCAGATCATGTATTTGAAGACAGCCGTAATTTCGTAATGAAGAATAGGATAAACGAGCAGAAAAGGCTTTATGAACATTATTACCATGAACAACCTTGGGTAAGCCCTGCAGAGAGGAAGCGGTTCATCGAGTCATTGACAATAAAGGATATTGTAGGAATTGTCAATAAATATTGCAATGATGGAAGCCTTTTTGAATTTGTGATGAGGGATAAGGAAAACCTATAAAATTTTAGGGGTCCTACAAAGCATTAAAAGCACCCCAGAGGTTTCTCTGGAGTGCTTTTTTAAATTGTCCCTATAGTATAATCAGGCTACCATTCCCTTGTTTTGGAGAAGAGATATTGTCATCATCATATACTTGATACTTTTGAGTCTCTCCTTCAAATTGGACTTCACAAGGTGCGGTTCCTGGTCCACAATCCAATTCCAAATTTAAAGGCTCAAAAACACCATTTCTGATAATATAATCTGTAGAAGGATCATCACTTATATTGACAAATGCAAATGACATTCCAATGGCCAGGATAAAGGCCAACATCGGTAACATTAATTTTAAATTTTTCATGATTACAATGGTTTTAATTGTTAATAAAATGCCTACTTCTAAGGGTCAGGTTTTCGGCTTATTCTTCCCTGCTTTTGTTGCAACAAAATATTGTGGCACCTAAAAAGGGTTCAGGTGAATATTGTCAAATAGTTGAGTAGGAACCGGGGTATAAAAAAATAGCTTATTATGGGGCGTTTGATTATTCCGCCTTAGAATAGGGTAATTGCGGTTTCTTTTTCCTGTATAGCTTTATTCCGGTTAAGGCCAGTAGGATAAGCACTATATTAAGCATCAAATGTTGTGGCCAATTTAATAGGGTAATTATGCCGCCACAGGAACAAGAGGTATAGGGACTGAAAAATACAATTCCTGCGGAGTAAAAGGTGAAAAATATCATGAGGATGAGGGCCCCGTAAAGTCCTTTTTTTCGTGTTTTGGGCCAAGCAATCAACATAGCTACTGCAATCTCCAGTATAGGTATTATCCAACTCACTATAGTGGCCATCGTTTGATGGTATATTATTGGTGAATTGTTCAGGTTGTTAAAAAAACTATCTCTTTCAATTAGTTTTGTTGCCGCTGCAAAAACGAAAAGGAGCATAAAGAGGTAACCGATAATTTCAGTAATTAAACTTGTATGTTTTTGATACCATTTCATGTCAATTGTACCTAATTGATTTTGAATGGTATAAAATTAATGAAGCAGAATGATCTCTCTGGGATAATGTCTGATCTGTAAGGGATTAATTATTTAAGGGGTTTATCCTTGCAATTAAGCTTTAAGGCTCCTTAGTGCTCTAGGACGATAACCGAACCTGATATTGAACTCCCTGGAAAAATGTGTGGAATTTTTAAATCCTACCATTTTTGCAATTTCCTTAAAAGACTTATTGGAATGTTCAACGATAACATGTGCTTTTTTAAGACGTTCTTCTTTAAGAAACTGGAAAACGGTCATGCCATTCAATTCCTTAAAGCCTTTTTTTAGTTTGTATTCATTGGTCCCAAATTGATGCGCCATTTCTTTAAGTGACGGTAAATCCTGGTCTAAGTGATTTTTGATATGTTCGCTTACGGCCCTTATTATTTCTATATCGTTCAGTTGAAGGACACTCTGTTTTCTTTTCTGTTTTTTTGGAAAGTATAACCGACTTTGTATCTTCCTTTGCGTCTTTTCTTCAATATATTTTTGCGTCTGCACCATATCAAAGCTAGTGACAATGGTTTTTCCTTTAAGAATGGTGTCCTCTATAAAATGAATAACCCTACAAAAAGCAGGGAGTTCTAGGCCCTGTTTCGTCAGGAAAGAAAGTTGCAAAGATTCTTCAGTAGTGGAGGATGACGTAATGGCTTTTTTTACCAAGTCCCATTTTTCTTTGGATTCATCACTAATAAAGTGCTCGAATGGTTTTCCGATTAAGTTTTTGTAACCAAAACCTAAAAGCAAATAACCACTTTCATTGGTTTCCTCAATACAAAAGTCTTCATTCAGGACCATAAGGATTTGGGTGTTGAGCACATATGAATCATGGAAATTTACATAGCCTTCATGTAAGAATGAATCTTTAATTTCTTCTGTAGCCATATTAACCAATGCGGCAAGTGCTTCCAGATCGTCCTTATGTTCAGTTCGTTCGATTAAGGTCGAAAAATTACCTTTGGATAGTTCCAAAAGTTGAAGGTATATTTTTTCTAAACGGTTGTTATTATTGTTGGTATACATGTACTAAGAATTTTTAATTGATAATTGGTAAGAATAGTCTTTTATCTTTTTAAGACCCATTCTCAAACCTCACCCAAAGTTTTGGGAATTGTTTGGTCCTTACTTGAGTTTGGAACATTCTAATTATGATGAAACATACTCATTAAGAAATCTTAGGGCCACTTTGGTATCGTCACAGATTTTGGTAGGTATAGGGGGTCTGTTCCCTTGTACATATATTTCAGAGAAGATACGGGATAATGGATTGTCCTGTACAAATGCAACAGCCTTTATAAATACGGTGCCTTCCCTAGCCAGATATCGACGTGCATTCATGTCGATACTTTTAACACCCCTGGTATCACATAAAATTGGATAGAATTTTCCTTTCTGCAACTGTAACCTATCGGTCACGATTTGCATGGCTGCAGTGAGATCAATCGTCACATCCTTTTTATACGTAAAGTGGAGGATGCCGTTTTGAATCCAAAAAGATGCAAAATTATTTTCAACATTCATTTTGACTGGTACTAGTTTAAACCCTTCAAATTAGTGATTATTTTTTAAATAGTCTTTTTAACCAATAGATACAATGTATTATTAATCTATTAAGGATTTTTATTGGTCTGTAAGGGATTATTTCAATAGGATGGCAGTAATCAACTATATAGAGTCATCAATTTTAATTAGTTTAAAGCATTGAATATTAATACACTTTTGTATAACATACTCGTCAAAATCATAAAATATGTTTTAAAATGGCTAAAATTAAACGTAACAATTTTTTGGATACTGTGGATGAAGTATTCACCGATGCAGCGAAACAAGGGGTACTTCATTTATATGCGGATGGGGACGTATTTACAGGAAGAAAAATAAGTATCAAGAAAAAGTTATTGTTCCATTTCGGGACTACTGGCTACCTTGGTTTGGAACAGGACGAGCGGCTTAAGAAAGCGGCCGTGGAAGCTATTTATAGGTACGGTACCCAGTTCCCATTATCCAAGACGTATATATCTCATCCCCTCTACCGCAGTTTGGAAGAAAAGGTCACTGAAATGTACGGTCATCCCGTGATTATTACAAAAAACAGTAGCTTGGGACATATTGGGGTCATTCCAAGTGCTGTGGACGACCGTGATGCCATTATACTAGACCATCAAGTGCATTGGAGCGTACAAAGTGCTGCAAAAACCTTAAAAACCCGCAGTGTCCACATTGAAATGATACGCCACAACCATTTGGATATGTTGGAAAATAAGATCAAAAAGCTTTCAACAAAGCACAAAAGAATATGGTACATGGCAGATGGCCTCTATTCCATGTATGGCGATGAAGCACCGGTACTGGAGCTCTTGGAACTCAGTAATAAGTATCCCCAATTGCACCTATATTTTGATGATGTACATGGGATGAGTTGGACAGGGAAAAACGGCACGGGCTTTATTATGGACAAACTTCAGGATTTGCCGGAGCACGTGCTTTTATTTGGGACACTCAGTAAAACTTTTGGGGCCAGTGGCTCTGTATTGGTATGCTCCAATAAAAAAATGTACCGTAAAATTAAAACCTTCGGGGGGCCGCTCACCTTTTCCGCCCAATTGGAACCGGCATCGGTAGCGGCGGCCATTGCTTCTGCGGATATCCACCTCTCTCCAGAAATTTACTCCCTCCAACAGGAGCTTTTAGAACGTATCAACTTTTTCAATTCCGAACTTTCCAAGACCGATCTACCCCTGATCAAAAGAAACAATTCCCCTGTTTTTTATATTGGGACGGGCATGCCCATAACGGGATACAATTTTGTCAACCGATTGATGAAAGAGGGTTTTTTTGTCAATCTTGGTATATTCCCGGCAGTTCCCATTAAAAATACGGGGGTCAGGATTACGGTTTCAAGACATAACCAAAAAGAAGAGATAAAGGCATTGGTGGAAGCTATGGTCTATCATTATCCCAAAGCACTGGAGGCCACCTTTACCACTAATGATAGGGTTAGAAAAGCATTCAACTTGCCTAAAAAAGCTTTAAAAACAAACATTGAGGATAAATCGGACGGACTAAATATCCAAATGGAACGTAGCATTACTGCTATCGGGAAAGAAGAATGGAATGCCCTATTTGGGGATCGTGGGGTTTTTGACTGGGATGGGCTTGAGTTTCTTGAAAAAACATTTTCTAAAAATCAAAAGGCCGAGGAAAACTGGGAATTCTATTATTTCATCATCCGGGACCAACTGGGAAAACCGGTATTGGCCACTTATTTTACCTACGCACTTTGGAAAGAGGATATGCTGGCACCTGCTTCAGTTTCAAAAGAAATAGAACGAATTAGACTGGATAACCCCTATTATATGACTTCATATGTACTGAGTATGGGTTCACTTTTTACCGAGGGCGCTCACCTTTACCTGGATAATTATCATCCATCGTGGCAAAATGCAATGCATAGGTTGTTTCATGAAATCGAAAAATTGGATGATACCTTGGATCCTTCAATGATTGTGTTCAGGGATTTCGATACCATGGAAGTCCTGAACGAGTTTTTTCACAACCATGGATTTTTTAAGGTTTCGATGCCGGAAGCCGGTATAATCCATAACCTTAAATGGGAAGGGGTAGATGGCTACCTGAGCAGCTTATCCTCAAAATCGAGAAGGCATTTTAAAAAGGATATAGCACCATTTGAACCCCATTTTAAAATCGAAGTTTCAGATAAGGCCTTACCAGAACAAATAGATATATTCCATGGACTTTTTGAAAACGTTAGAAAGAATAATTTGGGGTTGAATACATTTGGTTTCCCTAAAGATATGTTACAGTATATGTCCGATAGTTCCCATTGGGAATTTATTGTGCTAACCCTGAAACGGACTTTTTTGGACAATACAAATGAAGCTGTGGTGGGGGTTATGTTCTGTTATAAAAATCAGGGCAACACCTATGTTCCCGCCTTTGTGGGGATGGATTACAAGTACGCCTATGATCACCAAGTGTACCGCCAATTACTTTTTCAGACTGTCAAGAGGGCAGGTGAGCTAGGCTGTAAGGCCATTGATTTTGGATTGACTGCAGGTTTTGAAAAGCGAAAAATTGGCGCGGATATCATAGGAAAAAGTGCTTATATACAAGCAAAGGATAACTTTTCCATGGAGCTTATGGAAATGATGGAGACCAAAAAATAAATTCCACCGAATACCTTTAGAGTCATTGCCCTGAATTAAGTGAAAGCTTTCCTATTCCCCTTGGTATTTTAAGCTAAAACCGGATGAATGGAAAATACAGACATGTAATCGATAAGTTCAATCAGATGTTGGCTGGTATACAGTCGGAAAAAAGGATTTCCCTTAAAAAGTCAAATGAAGGGATCCATTTGTGCAACAACACGCTCTATCTTCTAAAAGGGATCGTTGAGAAGCATGGATTTGGGCATATCGAAGAGGAGATATATTTCTTCAAGAAAGTAAAGGCCGAACCGCTCAGCTATCTCGTCTATTTCAGTGAAGTACGTTCTTGCGAGCTTTTAATGCCCAAAATAGGTGTCAACAACCAATTGTCTTTCCTTAAAAAGAAAATCCGTCGCATCAATAAGTTTTTTAACCGTAATTGGGATTTTGTCCATTATATGGAGCAAGAACTAAACTATCTGGACAAGCAGTATTTTACCCGGGAAAACCAAGAATTTCCAGTTTATGCCCTTCCCGAGGCCTGTTACCTGGATCCTAAATTTTTTACTTCCAAAGATATGCTGTGGGCAAGAATAAAAGGGATGAACCATTTCAGTACCTATATAAAAAACTTGATCAAAGAAATTGAGTTGCAGGGTAAAAAGCGGCATCCACAGGGCCATTTTGCCAAACCGCTCCATTGGACTTCTTCCAAGGCCGCACTCACGGAACTTATCTATGCCCTATATGCCACAAAAGCGATTAATAATGGTCATGACGACATAAAATCCATAGCTGCAAATTTTGAAATGCTATTTGATATTAAGCTAGACAATCTTTATAAAACTTATTTTGAAATTAAAGCTAGAAAAGGCAGAAGGTCCCGTTTTCTTGAAGAGCTGGCCGAGCGCTTTAATGAGAAGATGGAAAATGATGATGATTTTTAAAATATTGATCATAAAAATTTGTAAGAAAAGTATTCGTAACTACGATAAGGTTACGAGTTAGTAGGGTTCTGCGATTTACCGTAAAATTTGCACTCATTTCATATCCTTGACTAAACAAGGACAGGATAAAACTTTCCAAAACACTTTAAAATTTAAAATGTTAAAATTGATTCGTAATTACGAACGCCTTGTGAAGTTTTGAACCCAAAGCACTTCAATTTTGTACAACGAAAGTCAAATCACCGCAAAGCCGTCATTTAAAAGTAAGCAACATGGCGGCTTTGTTTTAAAACAAAAACACATGGGAACAACAATCGTTACAACAGATGATCTCCGGGAATTTAAAATGGAACTGCTCGATGAGATCAAAGAGGCCTTGAACCAAGAAGGCAGGTTCCAGCAAAAAAAATGGATCCGCTCCGCCGAGGTCATGGAACTGTTGAGCATTTCCCCGGGGACCTTACAGAACCTAAGGATCAATGGGACCATCCCCTATACCAAGATCGGAGGGGTCCTGTACTACGATTCCCAGGAAATCCATGGCATCCTGGAGAAGAACCGTATCGATAACCGGTTTTGATCAGGGGGATATGAACTACATAAAGCACCTAAACCGTTTTATGGAATATGTAAGGGCTGATAAACGGATGAACCCATCCCATATCAGCCTTTATCTGGCCTATTTTCACCTTTGGAACGTTTTTCGCTTCCCGGAGGAATTTTTTGTGAGCCGCAATGAAGTCATGGAGGTGGCCAAGATCGGTTCCCCGACCACTTACCACCGCAATTTAAAGGAGCTCGATCGGTGGCACTATTTAAAATATACCCCTTCCAAAACCCGTTATAAGGGAAGTAGGATTCAGATGTACAATTTTTGTACTTCAACTGTACAACCGGTGAACCTACAGAGTCCCAAAAATGAACTTAGCACTGGACATGAGGTGGTACCTAACATAAACATAAAGAAACATAATAAACATTATAAACGCCGGAGGCCAAAAAATAAAAATTCATTGGTTCTTTTTTTTAAAGGAAATGGCGGCAATGAAAAGCAGGCCCTAAAGTTCTTTAATTACTACGAGCGATTGGGTTGGTGTACTGCGGATGAAAAAAAAATCAAGGACTGGCAAGGGCTGGCCTTGAAATGGATGGCCGGGGAGGGTCGAAAAGGACGGGAAAATTACCTGCACATTGAGAACGAAAAAGATTATTCCAAGCCCCTATGAGAGCCTATTATCCACATATCATCAAGGAAGGCGGTCTGAATTACCAGATTGGGAAATTAGAGGGAAACACGGTGTTTTATGATTTTGACAGGATTTGGATGTATCTGGATGCAAAGGGCAAAAAATCCT from Galbibacter sp. BG1 harbors:
- a CDS encoding M16 family metallopeptidase; translation: MNTIKKTIFLLLTSYVCILCTAQSENPVHSATLPLDNSIRYGQLPNGFSYYIKSIEEPLSDLYLNLYVKAGTDQEDKSQLNFAHAIEHLAFKGTKNFPLGIRDSLKHSNIAITDYRGSSGETTNYLFKVPHNNGAVLDIALLWFSDIATGLRFTDEYTDQVKGELVEEFLIKSGEQLSESFATSSLEAELFPGRNSNINFFEHHKNYGPKELQKFYNDWYRPDLMAISVVGNIKDIDAMERRLKDRFSKIQLPLDPKTVPNSDADYYMRPPQFAIVERKTDTANVALVDNSVTFQLFFRAPSVLEKIHTMEGVKRLIKLKLLISIVNKRLEELTSKYNSFNALAFDRFSISSLPPLLEVRLKTYSREKEALQETVRALKQLQEYGILEEEWDEVKRDYLRDLNVGYENGTRYWNKEIFNHFKYNEALPSDKQENLKEWLSGLSLKSFNDHLFQFLSEMPKDIGIMAPTGHKALSLTENEIRFWIHDAYKGPVEDYKLPDVPKVLMGDEKVADLKEINYTDKGADISGARELLLNNGVRVILKPTSKASSNKVELHGFSPNGALSFPKPNQSSALNSSNIVRNAGVGKMDKFALKRFLSNTSIRVNPYTGFMETGIVGNAEHEDVEGMFQLIHLYFTAPRMDKVAYNDWKSGEKKAFLNHDYGLISADFSNSIRNITGDSFLSRGFNSLTKGLMGSEQFESIYRTDMVDAYEAYGQLFGSTEDFTFIITGDFSYGSMVPLVQKYLGNLPNTSKLSNTLKEVDLDPLPKGPVFKEITPPKYYVMKNVNYALKYISKATDPANWREQIKIDVLGKIIWNMAWDLRFTKGYNIYLITGFGKYNMDMRRYEIGFDLSCSNEELELLRKECKQIISKIKSGTVADHVFEDSRNFVMKNRINEQKRLYEHYYHEQPWVSPAERKRFIESLTIKDIVGIVNKYCNDGSLFEFVMRDKENL
- a CDS encoding DUF6520 family protein, with the protein product MKNLKLMLPMLAFILAIGMSFAFVNISDDPSTDYIIRNGVFEPLNLELDCGPGTAPCEVQFEGETQKYQVYDDDNISSPKQGNGSLIIL
- a CDS encoding MauE/DoxX family redox-associated membrane protein, with translation MKWYQKHTSLITEIIGYLFMLLFVFAAATKLIERDSFFNNLNNSPIIYHQTMATIVSWIIPILEIAVAMLIAWPKTRKKGLYGALILMIFFTFYSAGIVFFSPYTSCSCGGIITLLNWPQHLMLNIVLILLALTGIKLYRKKKPQLPYSKAE
- a CDS encoding helix-turn-helix domain-containing protein yields the protein MYTNNNNNRLEKIYLQLLELSKGNFSTLIERTEHKDDLEALAALVNMATEEIKDSFLHEGYVNFHDSYVLNTQILMVLNEDFCIEETNESGYLLLGFGYKNLIGKPFEHFISDESKEKWDLVKKAITSSSTTEESLQLSFLTKQGLELPAFCRVIHFIEDTILKGKTIVTSFDMVQTQKYIEEKTQRKIQSRLYFPKKQKRKQSVLQLNDIEIIRAVSEHIKNHLDQDLPSLKEMAHQFGTNEYKLKKGFKELNGMTVFQFLKEERLKKAHVIVEHSNKSFKEIAKMVGFKNSTHFSREFNIRFGYRPRALRSLKA
- a CDS encoding aminotransferase class I/II-fold pyridoxal phosphate-dependent enzyme, with translation MAKIKRNNFLDTVDEVFTDAAKQGVLHLYADGDVFTGRKISIKKKLLFHFGTTGYLGLEQDERLKKAAVEAIYRYGTQFPLSKTYISHPLYRSLEEKVTEMYGHPVIITKNSSLGHIGVIPSAVDDRDAIILDHQVHWSVQSAAKTLKTRSVHIEMIRHNHLDMLENKIKKLSTKHKRIWYMADGLYSMYGDEAPVLELLELSNKYPQLHLYFDDVHGMSWTGKNGTGFIMDKLQDLPEHVLLFGTLSKTFGASGSVLVCSNKKMYRKIKTFGGPLTFSAQLEPASVAAAIASADIHLSPEIYSLQQELLERINFFNSELSKTDLPLIKRNNSPVFYIGTGMPITGYNFVNRLMKEGFFVNLGIFPAVPIKNTGVRITVSRHNQKEEIKALVEAMVYHYPKALEATFTTNDRVRKAFNLPKKALKTNIEDKSDGLNIQMERSITAIGKEEWNALFGDRGVFDWDGLEFLEKTFSKNQKAEENWEFYYFIIRDQLGKPVLATYFTYALWKEDMLAPASVSKEIERIRLDNPYYMTSYVLSMGSLFTEGAHLYLDNYHPSWQNAMHRLFHEIEKLDDTLDPSMIVFRDFDTMEVLNEFFHNHGFFKVSMPEAGIIHNLKWEGVDGYLSSLSSKSRRHFKKDIAPFEPHFKIEVSDKALPEQIDIFHGLFENVRKNNLGLNTFGFPKDMLQYMSDSSHWEFIVLTLKRTFLDNTNEAVVGVMFCYKNQGNTYVPAFVGMDYKYAYDHQVYRQLLFQTVKRAGELGCKAIDFGLTAGFEKRKIGADIIGKSAYIQAKDNFSMELMEMMETKK
- a CDS encoding RteC domain-containing protein, which gives rise to MNGKYRHVIDKFNQMLAGIQSEKRISLKKSNEGIHLCNNTLYLLKGIVEKHGFGHIEEEIYFFKKVKAEPLSYLVYFSEVRSCELLMPKIGVNNQLSFLKKKIRRINKFFNRNWDFVHYMEQELNYLDKQYFTRENQEFPVYALPEACYLDPKFFTSKDMLWARIKGMNHFSTYIKNLIKEIELQGKKRHPQGHFAKPLHWTSSKAALTELIYALYATKAINNGHDDIKSIAANFEMLFDIKLDNLYKTYFEIKARKGRRSRFLEELAERFNEKMENDDDF
- a CDS encoding helix-turn-helix domain-containing protein — translated: MGTTIVTTDDLREFKMELLDEIKEALNQEGRFQQKKWIRSAEVMELLSISPGTLQNLRINGTIPYTKIGGVLYYDSQEIHGILEKNRIDNRF